Proteins from one Podospora pseudocomata strain CBS 415.72m chromosome 4, whole genome shotgun sequence genomic window:
- a CDS encoding hypothetical protein (EggNog:ENOG503P2AJ; COG:S), translating into MSTTLPSIACLGVIGRNNNPLHISIFNSYDPSTNSFRPVRTPLQFSLLLSSTLDIFELRSRAHAAQGTGLTGDFGLLHAVDEKLAAYGFETNTGVKFVVVVDMRGRRASTAAAGVGEDGKKSNAVGTTGVGLREGEMRVVFKAMQAAYIRLMQNPFYDPDEHSPLTGPGKKITSRRFGEEMRKIGEGWVPGVTSLSF; encoded by the coding sequence aacaaccccctccacatctccatcttcaactcctacgacccctccaccaactcgtTCCGTCCAGTCCGCACGCCCCTCCAATTCTCCCTActgctctcctccaccctcgacATCTTTGAGCTCCGATCCCGCGCCCACGCCGCCCAGGGGACCGGCCTAACAGGTGACTTTGGCCTGCTGCACGCGGTAGACGAGAAGCTGGCGGCCTATGGCTTCGAGACCAACACGGGGGTGAAGTttgtggtcgtggtggacatgagagggaggagagcgtcgactgctgctgctggcgtgggagaggatgggaagaagagcaatGCGGTGGGGACGACTGGGGTGGGGCTGAGAGAAggggagatgagggttgTGTTCAAGGCGATGCAGGCGGCGTATATCCGGTTGATGCAGAACCCTTTTTACGATCCGGATGAGCATAGCCCCCTGACGGGGCCGGGGAAGAAGATTACGAGtaggaggtttggggaggagatgaggaagattggggaggggtgggtgccAGGGGTGACGAGTTTGTCATTTTGA
- a CDS encoding hypothetical protein (EggNog:ENOG503P07A; COG:S; CAZy:GT90), whose amino-acid sequence MLEKRFSIPMSKPISLPIHTSSNRMKMKIKHRQKRRITQITLIAGGILVFYCFVFLWRTPSPSSSSSSSSSLKPALSKQLSQRPPPPELLNNLSLDEDQCNAAFPGLTKEIDDAVAKGPFTMKRYSNNQGPLQGRIKDGQIYIIHAQRRKDLSQEMSNSRTASLHQLNRALLTSPSPLPNTLFTLNFQDTPFGTAWSYSRPASSPIFPPKSPSPTNTQQQRLFLIPHFSFWSWPLPFIRSLPHAASLITSLESTLPFPSKIPKAVWRGTTWFNSVLSPHLRQNLLQTTRPHPEIFDVQKLEWTGKNRNATNALPIQDFCRYKYVIHTEGIAYSGRFQFLQMCQSVVLTPPILWMQHTTHLVRPVYSGELTGKRWETTERVKGAWGTGVDAREANIVFVKPDWSDLEETVRWLEENPEVAEGIATRQRELFVGGGYFSKAAEACYWRALVTGWAKVVRPEGGEEAWEEGMPFEEFSLTNSFE is encoded by the exons ATGCTCGAAAAGCGCTTCAGTATCCCGATGTCCAAACCAATATCTCTCCCAATACACACATCCTCGAATCGAATGAAGATGAAAATAAAACACCGACAAAAGCGACGAATAACACAAATAACACTCATCGCGGGTGGAATCCTCGTGTTTTACTGCTTTGTGTTTCTCTGGaggacaccatcaccatcatcgtcgtcgtcgtcgtcgtcgtctttgAAGCCAGCACTTTCCAAACAACTAAGCCAAAGACCGCCACCCCCAGAGCTGCTCAACAATCTTTCCCTAGACGAAGACCAATGCAATGCTGCCTTCCCAGGCCTCACCAAAGAAATCGACGATGCCGTCGCCAAGGGTCCGTTCACCATGAAGAGATACTCCAACAACCAAGGCCCATTACAAGGAAGGATAAAAGACGGGCAAATCTACATCATCCACGCCCAGCGACGAAAAGATCTGTCACAAGAAATGTCAAAC TCCcgcaccgcctccctccaccaactcaaccgcgccctcctcacctccccctcccccctcccaaacaccctcttcaccctcaactTCCAAGACACCCCCTTCGGCACAGCCTGGTCCTACTCCcgccccgcctcctcccccatcttcccccccaaatccccctccccaaccaacacccaacaacaacgcctcTTCCTAATCCCCCACTTCTCCTTCTGGTCCTGgcccctccccttcatccgctccctcccccacgccgcctccctcatcacctccctcgaatcaaccctccccttcccctccaaaatccccaAAGCCGTCTGGCGCGGAACAACCTGGTTCAACTCGGTCCTCTCCCCTCACCTccgccaaaacctcctccaaaccacCCGCCCCCACCCCGAAATCTTCGACGTCCAAAAGTTAGAGTGGACAGGCAAAAACCGCAACGCAACCAACGCCTTGCCCATCCAGGACTTTTGCCGCTACAAATACGTCATCCACACCGAGGGAATCGCCTACTCGGGCCGGTTTCAATTTCTGCAAATGTGCCAGAGCGTCGTTTTGACGCCCCCCATTCTCTGGATGCAGCACACCACCCATCTTGTGAGACCCGTTTACAGTGGGGAGTTGACCGGCAAGAGATGGGAGACGACTGAACGAGTCAAGGGCGCTTGGGGGACGGGTGTGGACGCGAGGGAGGCGAATATTGTTTTTGTCAAGCCTGACTGGTCTGATCTGGAGGAGACGGTGAGGTGGTTAGAAGAAAACCCAGAGGTTGCCGAGGGGATCGCCACCAGGCAGAGGGAGCTGTTTGTCGGAGGGGGGTATTTCTCCAAAGCGGCCGAGGCGTGTTACTGGAGGGCGTTGGTGACGGGGTGGGCAAAAGTTGTGAGGcccgagggaggggaggaggcctgggaggagggaatgCCGTTTGAGGAATTTAGTCTGACGAATTCGTTCGAGTGA